The genome window AAACAAAAGTATAACTACACTTTTTTTTAACTACAACCTCAgctgatcttctatcgtgtgggttgtgaggtgaattaccaacttcatcaaccctggtgtcagagttatcattgagccgccaaaggctcctgacatggctcatgtacctaacgactaacgactacatacatacatcagttagtagtacctaaccgggaccaacagcttaacgtgccttccgaagcacggatcatcttactgtcggacaatcaggtgttcagcctgtaatgcctaaccaaactagggacacaaagtcatttgtccccaccggcattcgaacctggggcctccggatcgtgagaccaatgctcaacctctggaccacagaggccgttgtcaatctcacctgatggtaagtgacgatgtggtctaacgTGGAGGTGGAGGTAAGGTCAGGTGGGTGTTGAATTTGTTATGAAACAGCTGAGCCACCTAATACAAACATAATGTCAGCTTTAACGGAGCAACCCTTACCTAATGCTATGTAccaaattttactatttttttttattcagtccATCTTTACCTCAGGAGTTAAGACCGACCGAACAAAGTTACCTATCTCAAGTTGTATCTTAACGACTTGTGAGTCTCGCTGTAACTTCCTACCTAAAAACATAACGGGCATGTGGTATGTATATAAATAGAAGTACTTACGTACCTACATCAAAGCATGAGTACCAGTACCAAATCAGCaggaggtaggtaggtatgtacccCGATTCTGTTTACAGGACGTCGGCATTCAATTCGAGAATGTTCTATTGCTGTCACAGTTCGCCTTTTGTGTTCTGATTGCTCTGATGAAGATGGCTTGTTGAGTCCCTATTGTGCACCTTCGGACGGCTCCCGGCCCCAATCAGACGCAATCTACAAAATTTCCTTTAGGTACACTTGCAACACTTTTGGTTTAGAATGAAGATGTATCGAGTGAAGATATTTGAAATCTTTTCAGGTTACTAAACTATAATTCTCCTTCAACGGTAAGAAAATAatacaggatgtaagtgacatcgtaccgaatactgagagggggatgattcagaccatgctcttggattaatatcaagtggaattttccgtcgcaaaattcaagattTTCAATTAGGAATTCAATtaggtatatacatatacattagcggtgaaaaaatccacttgatattaactcagagtaatgagctgaatcatcccctcagtattctttacttACAGGTACCCATACATGTACATAtctatgggtgttagtgacaccgtgacgaatactgagggtaagggggatgattcagaccataattctgagttgataacaagtagaatttcctctcggaaaattcatgattattttgtgtttttttaacttattttctgttccatacttttgcgacggaaagttccgcttgatatcaaatcagaatcatggtctgtatcacccatcaaagttttcgttacgatgtcactaacacgctgtacaTGATATTCGGATCCATAAACTAGATACCAAATCCAAAGTTGAATCCAAAGAGAGAGTCTTACATcgtgggaatcgaacctgcgactccTTCAACCTGCGCTGCGCAGCCTCTAAGCAGTATGTTGTCTACACATGATACAAGCGTATAAATATCAAGTATCTACGTATAATACCTGCttgatattatattgtatatataGCAGCTTTGTCTTCCATGGATCTATTGAACCACAACACAGTCAGAAGGTACCTAGACGTGAAATATAAACAACAAGGTttcattatcatttttattaccAAGCAGTAGATATCTACCAACCTACATAACGTCTGAGAGTCGCCAACtcgaaaaaatacttaagtacttacttaaatctcgGAGCGAAATTGCATGGTTAATGTGATGAAATTAATGAACTCGACGTCTCATCATCCAACCAATAGGCAGGTCCGTGAAGGGCTCACCACCCACAGACGTCAGCACCCACCAGGGACGAATTGGTCCTGCTTTATATTGGTACAGGCAGCGACCACGGAATTCCTCGAAAAATATGTTccaaactaatttatttttataaaatactggTGGAGTCGGAATTTGGTGTAATTattgttttctggcaaatataATTCCGCACCTAAATACAATATCAATATTTCCTGCCTgtggtcgcctggaagaaattcctGTAGAACAATAACCTTTCTTGTATCTTGACATgtttaaaaattgtttcgtgtatgtgtgtgcaataaaataggtatatctaattttgattattcttttgtaagtatttaaaccATAGTAGGTCACCGGTTTATtctacactagcttttgcccgcgacttcgtccgcgtggcgtgttatataagagagagatctttgtgtgtgtgggagtgcatacttatgcagtttagattttttcataagtacattttttttcccaataactcccatttttcaaaatacagccaaaaataaactttatatttactaaggtatgcatgcgtgctagattgaatcaatttattgaattgttttttttttaattgattgttcattgagttttaattttaatacacacttcctctcttcccttcaacgttgctgtgccctatagggtccatgttttaattcctatgcctatgtaacaccctattgtactacatggaatgcaataaataatttaatttaattgaattgaaaatatctatcttacgcgctttcgattttttcatacaaatgtttttttcccactaactcccgtttccgtgggaattttgcaatatcctgttgcaactaagctttaagttaactaaggtacctgcatgccaaatttcaagcgtctaacttaagcggtttagatttttcatacaaaaagattttcccgctaatttccgttgccgtgggaattccgggaattcctttcttagtgcacctctacggtacctaagctatgtcccttccaaatttcaaatgcctacgtttagccgttcaggctatgcgttgatatatgtcagtcactgagtcagtcagtttctcttttttatttagatttgattttttcatacaaatgttttttcccgctaactaccgttcccgtgggaattttgtaatatcctgttgcaactaagctttaagtttactaaagtacctgcatgccaaatttcaaacgtctaacttgagtggtttagatttttcatacaaaaggattttcccgttaattcgcgttcccgtgggaatttgggaattcctttcttagtgcacctccacggtatctaaggtacctgcatgacaaatttcaaaggtctaacttgagtggtttagatttttcatacaaaaggattttcccgctaattcccgttctcgtgggaatttcgggaattcctttcttagtgcaccactacggtacttaaggtatctgcatgccaaatttcaaacgtctaacttgagtggtttagatttttcatacaaaaggattttcccgctaattcccgttcccgtgagaattttgggaattcctttcttagtgcacctctacggtacctaagctatgtcccttccaaatttcaaatgcctacgtttagccgttcaggctatgcgttgatatatgtcagtcactgtgtcagtcagtttctccttttatttagatttgattttttcatacaaatgttttttcccgctaactaccgttcccgtgggaattttgtaatatccagttgcaactaagctttaagtttactaaagtacctgcatgccaaatttcaaacgtctaacttgagtggtttagatttttcatacaaaaggattttcccgttaattcgcgttcccgtgggaatttgggaattcctttcttagtgcacctccacggtacctaaggtacctgcatgacaaatttcaaaggtctaacttgagtggttaagatttttcatacaaaaggattttcccgctaattccagttctcgtgggaatttcgggaattcctttcttagtgcaccactacggtacttaaggtatctgcatgccaaatttcaaacgtctaacttgagtggtttagatttttcatacaaaaggattttcccgctaattcgcgttcccgtgggaatttgggaattcctttcttagtgcacctctacggtacttaaggtacttgcatgccaaatttcaattgtctaacttgagtggtttagatttttcatacaaaaggattttcccgctaactaccgttcccgtgggaattttgtaatatcctgttgcaactaagctttaagtttactaaagtacctgcatgccaaatttcaaacgtctaacttgagtggtttagatttttcatacaaaaggattttcccgctaattcccgttcccgtaggattttcgggaattcctttcttagtgtacctctacggtatctaaggtacctgcatgccaaatttcaaacgtctaacttgagtggtttagatttttcatacaaaagaatttcccttcactactctgctcctattgattgtagcgtgatgaaaagtatactataacctgtccaggagtgtgaagaataattgtactaagtttcattaaaatccgtccagtaggttttgtttctataaggaacatacagacagacagacagacagacagacagacagacagacagacagacagacagacagacagacagacaaaaattttactgattgcatttttggcatcagtatcgaccacttatcaccccctgatagttattttgaaaaaatatttaatgtacagaattgacctctctacagatttattataagtatagataactaGTTGTGCGTCCTCTAGTTCGTCCCTGCCAGGCAAACTGCGCATGTCGCGAATTTATCGACAGAACCAGCGGGTTTCTCTCCGGCGGATTCTGACTGACGGCACTCGTTCCCTGCGCGCGGCCAACACCGTCGCATCCAACGCCTGTTGCTTACTTtagcaatttttatttaaattttatttaaaaataaagttccAAAAACGAACACGCTGTGAGCATGTTACTATATACTTTAACCGCGGTTTTCGCGGTTCTACTCGTGACTGAAGCGGTCCCCACGCCGACGAACAATAAAGGTACGTGATGCTTTACAATATTGCTGATTAATTGTTAATGTGTTTTTGTTGTGTTGTGTAACTGTTGTTGGAGGTGTTGTTGTGGCGTGTCTGCGTCTGGGGGGGTTGTTGTTTGTTGTCCGCGTGTATCGATCAGCCGGGCCGGGCTGCGCTCTATATTTAGCAACAGGTGTCCTGACTGCGCCGTTCCCCTTTCTGCGTAGTTCCACCTTTCACCGATAACTAACTATGACCTTTTAATAACTCAGTCTGTTGGTAGTCCTgacatatcgattttatttagtCGAAAGTTATTACTCATTTCTGATTCATAGCCTGATCGTATGCAATATTAAACATAGCTGATTGAGTAATTCTAGAAATTTCTATATGGAATTTGAAGACTTTCATCATTAAATAGTCAAGAAAATGTCATACCAACTTTTAATATGGttgttaattaatttgtaaataattattttagtttccGATTGACTTAGCTCCCCTTCAATCAACCCAAAGTTTTTACTTGTTGTTGCTCGCTTCGGTATGGACCTTATTTTGTTGTAGCACAGTTTGCTTTATAATtgcttaaatattaaaaaacaaaatcccATCGAATTACGTTTTAGATGGCGGTCCAATTGGTGAACTACCAGAAAATTGGGACCAAACGAAAGACGACACACAGTCTCTCTTCCTGAACAAGAGCGACAAAAATGATCTGGAACCGTACCCACTTGCTCTCAGCGAAGAAGGTAATGGCCACACCAAAGCGAGCTTTACTTACCTATCTACCCGGTACAATATGTCTGCTCTTACGTAAATCGATAAATCAAGTCTCAAAATGATATAAACTTACAATAAAGAGGGATTTCCTTATTACGTACCAAGAGCACTACCAAAACATGTTGGCGTAGATATTCTTAACCCTTACCTTGTGAAATTGGATTAAAGGTAACAATGTTCTTCTACAATGGTATTACTACTCCTGGCGTCGTTTTCAGGCAACTCGGAGGGCTATGAGCAGGCTGTGGACCAGCGTTTTGATTCCCCCCAGTCCACGGGGGAGTTAGATAACCTCATCATGAGGCCAGAGTTGTACGGGGAGCCTCCAGCTATGGAAGGCTTGTCTTCCGGCTATGACTCCCGCCGCCGCAAGCGGGGCAGCGGCACCAAGGTCGGCGGGGCTGGAGCTGCTACTAAAGTAGCCACCAAATCGGGCTCTGGGAAGAAAAATCTTAAGTAAGCTCTTCTCATCACATCAAATAATATCTTCCAAGATATCGCGTGCAATGTAACCAGTATGTAACATTTTGCAGGCCCGAGGATCATGATGCGTTGTCGCCAGTAGACTCAGCGACTCACGAGCGTGATGCCCACCGCCGCAAGCGTGGCAGCGGCACCAAGGTTGGCGGCGCTGCTGCCTCTGCCAAGACCGCCACCAAGAACTCTGGCGGTAACAAGAAGAACTTCAGGTAAAAATGCACTTTCTTCATAAAATTTCCACCACGTTTTTGTAATCtgtttaaatatgtttctttttctttaggCCAATTTCTGAACGCCGTAAGCGAGACTCTGGTCTTAGTGCCGCTGACGTCCGCGCTCTTTTGAACTTATGGGAAGCCCAAGAGAGAAGGAAACAGGAATGGAATGCTAACCAATGGGCCGCTGACCACTACTACAACCGTGTGGCTTCCGACGAGGATCAACCCGAAGTGGACGAGAACGGCGACGTATGGTACAACGAACCGGTTGTGATGGGCCCCCGCGACCGAGACTACCCGCATCACTCGTACTTCTCAGAACAGAACCGCATGGCTTTGGCACGAGGATACCCCGACATCTACCAGGTGGACCCGGCTGAACTGGCACAGCGCTACGAGGAGGCTCGTCGCAAGAGGCAGTATGCGAATAAGGTGAAGCGGTTCATGGTAGCCAGGAAGCGGTCGGACGGCATGGCGCACCAGAACACGTACCGCCCCCGCGACGACCTGTACACCCTCGCCGAGCTGCTCCGCTCCGCCCCGCGCGTGCAGGAGCAGGACATCCCGGTGTATCGGCGACTGATACTTTAAACTGTCACTGAGAGTTGCGCGTCCACCCGGCCCGGCCTGCCGGCCCCCACCTCATACAGCACACGGAATAGTAGATCCAGCCAGATTCTTCCAGCGTGTCAGGTTATGTCGCGGAGGGCAGCAGATTTCCCGGACCGGATGAACGCCCTTTAGGCAAAAATTTGGGGCGGGAGATTGTCGCGCATTTAATTCGCAGTTTGTAGCGGATACCTACCAATTTAGACATAGGAGAGATTAGTATTAAATAAGTTCTGTTTTTAAGAAATTAAACATGGAATGGCCTAGCTTAAATCCAATAGTTTGAATGATAGTTCACTACTGTTCAAATTATTGACAAATtgagttatttttttacgtttaaGTTACAAGCTTATGTTTCTATAAGTTATCCTATCGATTTCTAAACgtatattttatctatttcaCCCTACCTCAGTTCATTGCATATCTTTTCACATCACACATAccactataaaaatataatcaatattaaaataatatatgtcTAGTTTCTCCGAATATTAATAGTTTATAGTGAAGTATAACTTCACATTTTATTGAACCTAGTGTTAGTTTAATATGTGTAAATGGTAAACTTGCTGTATTAAATTAGTATTAAAAATGgacttttatttaagtacttaccttacCTTCCATTCTCATCTACAAAATAGgaacgtaagtacttacttacgtaaaGTGAATTTCAATAagtgtattttttgtataattttgatGAGTTTTTTATTCTACACATATTTGATGACAActaatacagaaaaaaatatacaaaatcatttagcagCATTTTGCACTACCGTCGCgttttttttgcttttctaaTCCACCCCCATGATTCATCCAACATTCTTTATCGAAGGAAGGCAAAGCGCAGaggtctgtctgtgtctgtctaTGTAGGAAAGAGATCCTTTAGAAAAAAGCTAcccaaaaaaagtacttaagcaAATTTTGTCTTTTTTGTACCTACCCGGTTACAGACTTCAAAAATGTCAACGTCAAAATCAATAATGATCTTACGTTTTTCAAGTTTCTCTGTAATAAATTCATTCTTATTATGCCAAACGTATGTTAAGGAAAACAAGATATTTCTAAGATAATATGAAGGAAGAGACTGATCGTAGTAGCCTAAGAGAAACCAGTTCGGAGTCCGTGCCGCCGCAAGAGTTGCCAGTCGCCACCACCAGCCACCAACCCAGCCAACACCATGAGCAAGAAATCCCACAAACTTCGACTCGCTCGACgtatgaacattttttttgctTCCTTAGTTATTCCAAAATGTTTATAAGTCGTTTAGGAAAAGACTTGTACCAATCGGCCATGGGTCGCCTTTATGCGGAGCCAGTGTTACCAACTCACATCGAGGACCTTATGAGAGTTCAGAGGCGGCTGAGCAGCGAGCGGCGTGCGCGCGCAGCCTCCGATGGCCTGATGCACACGGTGGTCGcgcggcccgcgcccgcgcacccTCGCTCAACACATTCCATTTCGTTAGTTCCAGAATACGACGGACCCTCCACTCGCCACTGACCCTGAGTAAGATGCTCAAAGAATTTAAGTCCTATGTTCTTTCCAGTGAAGACGACATCCACTTGCAATGTGCACTCAGGAAAGATAACGAACGCGGCACCGTTGACAGGGAACCGATATTCGTCATCGTGGACTCTAGTGGCATCAGCAATCCCAGTTCGAGAGAAATACTCATTGATAAGAATACAAATCTTACCGAtcatatatttacaaaatttttGAATAAGAATGTCATACCTAGTGACTTTCCGTCTACTAGTAAAAATATCCCGGGGGAGATATTCACGTTTCCGCGGCTGAGGGAATCCGACTCACGTGACGAGATGCAGATGATCGACATCAACCTGCAGAGTGAGAATGAGATCGCGGTGGATGACGCCGACAGTGACAACGAGTCCATAGTGCTCTCCTACCTCCGGAATAAGGAAGCTTTCTCAGAAATGGAAGGCGCATTGCTATCCACTAAAAAGAAGTCCTCCCTTCTGGAAAGCGTACCAAAGCTGGAAACGATTGAAGAAGGAAAACGATTTAGTGCATTCGCGAAAGATGAATTATCGCCAGATGTAAAATCTGATGAAGAAGACAGGGAAGACTAAGTGATACACAATACATTTCTTGTAGACTGTTAATTAGGAAttgtttagtgttttttaattaaaatgaatttattttgtttatttatttttattttcttgcatCCCGTTATTTCCTTTATCTATGGATCTCGAAACAcgattaataatgtaaaaaataataatagagatGTCCCAACTGGACTGGTAAATAGGACTGATAGCAACTTCCTTTATATTCCTCGTACTTTTAACTTAAGTTTTTtgaccaaataaatataattgctaggttaatttatttattattcctttcattatatagaataaggaataatattaagaacggcaactctccgctcctcaccagcggctgagctaagttaacctcacccccttcgacattagtcttcaatcgtcgTGTAATGTCTGTTGTATaacgagatgttttgtatgaagtgtccggggtgtgatttcATAAGTACGATCAGTGCACATTAGGTTCACGAAACGCAACCAACATGAGGTATTTTGGGTACAGCTCCGTCGGAAGAGTCGCTGGATGTTTATATACCGTCGTTCCCTGGGTCACCGCGGTCGCTGGACTATGCCTCCGAGACGTCCTTTGTGGACCTCGTGACCTTTGCACTCGCCAGGGACTTCCTCCACGAAGACAAGGTGCTACTCGAGGCGGCAGAGGCTGGCGACGATATCTTAATTGATTCTCTAATACGGTATTTTTacaaacatttaaatattattatcttttttaatattgttatttattaattaataaataatagtcctAGGATGGATATTTCCATCCTAGGACTTTCCATTATAGGTGGCGATAAAGCCTTATCGCCGCCACCTATCtctcatctatcacgttggtctaacagaaagctcgttgaggtgtggtgtggagtacttagttcaacatgcgatgaatgtacctctactaccccaattgggaatatagctgtgagcttatgtatgtattgtacataacataaacaacctatgaACAACAGGcgtccctcaatcaatcggaagggttatggagcatactccaccacgctgctccactgcgggttggtattCTTTTCATACATTTAGTATCGGAGCCTCCAGCTAGGGAGGAAAGATCTATGGCCACCTGGATAGGCATTATCGGTTTGAGATAATTAGTCTATCTGTCTATACAAAGCTGAGTATCGAGAGCTTATAGCTGTATGCACACAGAATTATGTCATCAGTAACGTTCGGGGTTggtatatgtatatttgtaaTGTTCGAGTTTGCGTGCTCGTTAAAACAGTAATCTAATTCTATAAAATGTGCGCCTCCAGTAAAGGTGTAAATGTCCAGCAAGTGGACCACCTGGGCCGCAACGCGCTCCACCTGGCCGTGATATCCGGCAACGAGCGAGCCATCACACTGCTGCTGGAGGCCGGTATCGCCACTACCATCAAAGACAACGTCGGCATGACGCCGCTCTCGCTCTGCCTTATGAGAAAGTATGTCTCTAGT of Pectinophora gossypiella chromosome 16, ilPecGoss1.1, whole genome shotgun sequence contains these proteins:
- the LOC126373577 gene encoding putative neuropeptide precursor protein isoform X2 is translated as MLLYTLTAVFAVLLVTEAVPTPTNNKGNSEGYEQAVDQRFDSPQSTGELDNLIMRPELYGEPPAMEGLSSGYDSRRRKRGSGTKVGGAGAATKVATKSGSGKKNLKPEDHDALSPVDSATHERDAHRRKRGSGTKVGGAAASAKTATKNSGGNKKNFRPISERRKRDSGLSAADVRALLNLWEAQERRKQEWNANQWAADHYYNRVASDEDQPEVDENGDVWYNEPVVMGPRDRDYPHHSYFSEQNRMALARGYPDIYQVDPAELAQRYEEARRKRQYANKVKRFMVARKRSDGMAHQNTYRPRDDLYTLAELLRSAPRVQEQDIPVYRRLIL
- the LOC126373577 gene encoding putative neuropeptide precursor protein isoform X1, with the translated sequence MLLYTLTAVFAVLLVTEAVPTPTNNKDGGPIGELPENWDQTKDDTQSLFLNKSDKNDLEPYPLALSEEGNSEGYEQAVDQRFDSPQSTGELDNLIMRPELYGEPPAMEGLSSGYDSRRRKRGSGTKVGGAGAATKVATKSGSGKKNLKPEDHDALSPVDSATHERDAHRRKRGSGTKVGGAAASAKTATKNSGGNKKNFRPISERRKRDSGLSAADVRALLNLWEAQERRKQEWNANQWAADHYYNRVASDEDQPEVDENGDVWYNEPVVMGPRDRDYPHHSYFSEQNRMALARGYPDIYQVDPAELAQRYEEARRKRQYANKVKRFMVARKRSDGMAHQNTYRPRDDLYTLAELLRSAPRVQEQDIPVYRRLIL